In one Bosea sp. RAC05 genomic region, the following are encoded:
- a CDS encoding response regulator yields MSRILVVDDEEPLRTLVARGLTMDGHSCLTAADGAEALDTLMAEGGHFDLLLTDIRMPLMDGIALALAAKQAFPDLPIMLMTGYAEQRERARSLDAIVSEVMTKPFTIAELRTAVLNVIERSIG; encoded by the coding sequence ATGTCGCGCATTCTGGTGGTCGATGACGAGGAGCCGCTGCGGACCCTGGTGGCGCGCGGCCTGACCATGGACGGCCATTCCTGCCTGACTGCCGCCGACGGCGCCGAGGCGCTCGACACGCTGATGGCCGAAGGCGGGCATTTCGACCTGCTGCTGACCGATATCCGCATGCCGCTGATGGACGGCATCGCGCTGGCGCTGGCCGCCAAGCAGGCCTTTCCGGACCTGCCGATCATGCTGATGACGGGCTATGCCGAGCAGCGCGAGCGGGCCCGCAGCCTCGACGCGATCGTCTCCGAGGTGATGACCAAGCCCTTCACCATCGCCGAGCTGCGCACCGCCGTGCTGAACGTGATCGAGCGTTCGATCGGCTGA
- the hpt gene encoding hypoxanthine phosphoribosyltransferase: MSEPRRIRVLYDEATIARRNEEMAKAIAATAPADLLVVAVLKGSFMFVADLIRAMHRVGMAPQVEFVHLSSYRAATVSSGQVEILRDVQSDVRGRQVLLVDDILESGRTLAFAKDLLAARGAAKVSSVVLLEKPGKRAVNIVADHVGFECPDYFVVGYGMDVAHSYRQLPFVGVIETADQAGLPGI, translated from the coding sequence ATGTCGGAGCCACGGCGCATCAGGGTGCTTTACGACGAGGCGACGATCGCCCGCCGCAACGAGGAGATGGCGAAGGCCATCGCCGCCACGGCGCCGGCCGATCTGCTCGTCGTTGCCGTCCTGAAGGGCAGCTTCATGTTCGTGGCCGATCTGATCCGCGCGATGCACCGCGTCGGCATGGCGCCGCAGGTCGAGTTCGTGCATCTGTCGAGCTATCGCGCCGCCACCGTCTCCTCCGGCCAGGTCGAGATCCTCCGGGACGTGCAGAGCGATGTCCGCGGCCGCCAGGTGCTGCTCGTCGACGACATCCTGGAATCGGGCCGGACGCTGGCCTTCGCCAAGGATCTCCTGGCGGCGCGTGGCGCCGCGAAGGTCTCCTCCGTCGTGCTGCTGGAAAAGCCGGGCAAGCGCGCGGTCAACATCGTGGCGGATCATGTGGGCTTCGAATGCCCCGACTATTTCGTCGTCGGCTATGGCATGGATGTTGCCCATTCCTACCGGCAATTGCCTTTCGTCGGCGTCATCGAGACGGCCGACCAGGCCGGCCTGCCGGGGATCTGA